A region of the Prevotella melaninogenica genome:
GTGAGTTGTGGATGATGAATTGGCTCTTTATCTCTACATTGCTGCCTGATCGTAGTGACATTAGGTTGATATAGTTCTTGATAAAGGCAATTTCTCCATTCAAACTCACCTCCTTAGGCTGTGTCTCATAGAGTGCATAGCGTAGGAGTTCAGACAGTTGACCGATTGCCTTTTGGGCATTATTTGGACTTGTCTGGGTGAGTGAGGCTATGTTGTTGAGCGTATTGAAGAGGAAGTGTGGGTTTAGCTGGTTCTTTAGCCACGCCAATTCGGCTTCCGTCATCTTCTGTTTCTCCTCTCTAAGCTGTCTTCTGAGCGTACTATGGCGGATATAGTAACGCACAAAGATAGCCGCAACGACCATTGCATAGTTGAGAATCATCCACATCACACCAAACTGATAGAAGCCTATTCGTATAGGTGCGTTGGGTAAATCGGCATTATAGATGCTGAAAATGTGGTGGTTCCAAAGGACGATAAACAGCAGATTGATTACCCAGAATGCCCAATGCTTTATCTTGCTTTTCGCCTCAAAGAGGTAAGGAACAAGCAGATAGAAGTTTGCCATGAAGACAATCAGCAGCAAGAAGAGTACGAAGGCATTGACACACATGGACTCCTTGGCGGCTTTGACATCATGCTCAAGTAGCATAATGACCAATGACCAGATAGATACAAGGAGCGCATAAATGCCCACCTGTGCGCCAAGAACGGACAGGTTATAGCGACTCAGGCAATACTTCTTTATTTCCTCCAATACCTTCATGTTGCAAAGATAGTCTTTAAAAAGGAAAGAAGCAAGCAGAATCTATACTACATTTTTACTTTTTCTTGTTTTAACACAGCAAGGTAATTATCGGTAAATCAGGGCTTTATAAGGGTAGATTGTTTCGCTTGTTAGGCAAATAAGCCTGATTGGTACATTCTTTCAAGCTGATTAATCGGCTTTTTATGCCTAATTATCTAAGCTCTATTTGCTATTTACCCCTAATCATTAAGCCCCAAATCTCTCCTCTCCTCTTATCAAAAGTATGGTTTATTGTAGAGGAGTTAGCCCTCCGCACCATTGGTGTTGACGGTCCGCACGTATGGTGCTAAGCATGAACACCATGCGTGCGGAGTATTAACACCACAGTAGGATACCACAAAAAAGAGGTATTCCTGCCGTTGGGATGATAACGAAAGACACCGATGTTGAGTTACATCTATTAAGTCCTAATCACTGATTTACGCCTTATTCTGATCTGCCTTAATCAAAGCAAGCAATCGCTCGACCGCTTCTTCTTCAGGTATATTATGCTCAACGCATACCTGTTTGCGGTAAAGACTCACCTTCTTTGGGCCTGCACCTACATATCCATAGTCGGCATCAGCCATCTCACCGGGTCCGTTTACAATACAGCCCATGATACCTACCTTCAGACCTTTCATGCCCTTGGTAGCTTCCTTGATACGAGCAATTGTCGTGCGGAGGTCATAGAGCGTACGACCACAGCCCGGACAAGAGATGTATTCTGTCTTCACCATACGCAAGCGACCTGCTTGAAGAATACCGAAGGCAGTTTGCTCAACATCCTCTTGTGAGAGGTTGCCATGGTTCATCAGCCAGATACCATCGGTGAGTCCGTCCATCATCAGTGCACCCATATCTGCTGCAGCCTCTAATTGGAACTTCTCTTTAGCCGTAGTTGTCTCTGCCTGTTGGCTGTTATTGCTTTCTTCCTTCTCATCAGTTGCAGAATGCTGATACATCTGTGCAAAGATAATAGGGTTCTTTACCCCTGCTATCATCAATTGATGCGCCAATGCACGCTGGTCGCCGAGGCGGTTCTGATGACTTGTCATACAAACCACTACCACCTCTGGATGTGCTTTCAGACAAGCAAGGAACTCCTCAGAAGGTGTACCATACTTCAAGACGAGGAACTTAACATCAGTGTTTATTGCACTGATGAAAGGCATTCCCGTCACAGGGAAGATAGGATAGACGTTCTCTAAGGACTGCTTACCACTGTTGGCAAGGTCCATATAGGCGTCATAATCAAGGATATACTTCTGTTTCTTACCTAATTTCTCAGGCAATTCACCCTGTACATAGATATAGTCGGGCTTTGGTAGCTCTGGTGATGACACCTCGGCAGTTGCTTGATCAGCCTTTCGAGTAGCAATAACAACAGGAACATTCTCGCCACCGATATTCCCTGCAGCCACTGTCTCACGTCGGTTAGGGTGGAGATAGTCAAAGCCTTCATACTGTTCTGCAGGGATGAGGAGATGTTTCTCGTGTCGACGGATATACCATGTAAGGTGTTTAGCCACTGGAATCTCGCACTCTGGTTCTTCACTCAGAGACACACGGATAGTGTCACCAAGGCCATCAGCAAGCAAAGCTCCAATACCTACGGCACTCTTAATACGTCCGTCTTCACCTTCACCCGCCTCAGTAACACCGAGGTGGAGTGGATACTGCATACCTTCCTTGTCCATCTCAGCCACAAGAAGGCGTACGGAACGAACCATCACAACCGTGTTTGAGGATTTGATAGAGATGACAATGTCATGGAAGTCGTACTTGCGGAAGATGCGGAGGAATTCCATACAGCTCTCTACAATACCTTCTGGTGTATCGCCATAACGGTTACGAATACGGTCAGAGAGGCTACCATGGTTGACACCAATACGTACAGCGGTGTGGTTCTCCTTACATATATTGATGAAAGGAATCAGTCTGTCCTCAATCTTCTGTAGCTCTTGCGCATATTCCTCATCGGTATACTCCAGTTTTTTGAACGTACGAGCAGGGTCGACATAGTTACCCGGATTGATACGAACTTTCTCTGCATAGAGTGCAGCCACGTCTGCAACGTTCGCATTAAAGTGAACGTCTGCACAGAGCGGAGCCATATAATTATCTGCACGAAGTTGTGCATTGATATTCTTTAAGTTCTCAGCTTCACGCTTACCTTGCGTTGTAAGGCGTACAAGCTCTCCTCCAGCATCAATGATACGCTTAGCTTGTGCAACACTTCCTTCGGTATCATCCGTTGAAGTAGTTGTCATTGACTGTACGCGTACAGGGTTCTCTCCACCGATGTTGAGTGCACCAACATGGGTGACAGAGGTTTTCCTTCTTTCAAAGTTGAATAAATCTATCATGTTCTATTTGGATAATGGGGTGTCTTTCAATGCCCTTTTGGGATGATGAAAAACCTCCTCCAAGCCCCTCCGAGAGAGGGGTTATAGTAGAGGTAATAAGTGGTAACGACCTTTATCCTAATGGCTTCCCTTCGTTACTCCTTCCTTTGAAGGAATTAGGGATGGTCTTAGCACTTAAACTTATAATCCTTTAGCTCAGCTAACTCCTTGTTAGCCTTCTCTATTTTCTGGCCTAATGAAGCCTTCCAGTTGTCAATCTTCTTTGCAATAGACTCATCACCGAGTGCTATCATCTCAGCTGCAAGGATGGCAGCATTCTGTGCTCCATTAACGCCAACAGTAGCAACTGGAATGCCAGGAGGCATCTGAACGATAGAAAGTAAGGCATCAAGGCCATCGAGCATACCCTTAATTGGCACGCCAATGACTGGAAGTGATGTTGAAGCGGCGATAACTCCAGGCAAAGCAGCAGCCATACCAGCTGCAGCAATGATAACTTTTACGCCACGACCTTTTGCTTCCTTGGCAAAAGTCTCTACTGCGTCAGGTGTACGATGAGCTGAGAGTGCATTCACTTCAAAGGGAATCTCTTGCTCTTCCAACCACTTACAAGCTTTTTCCATTACGGGTAAATCGCTTGTTGAACCCATGATAATACTAACTAATGGCTTCATATTCTTAATGTATTAAGTGTTTATTCTTTATTTATTTTGTAACTATATATTATGTAGACAGATATTACTTTCTGTCAGTTTGCTGTTTATTCTTTTCTAATCAGTTGTCTTACCGATTCTTAGTCATTCTACACAACGATAATCGTAATGAATGAACAGATGATACCTAAGAAGAAACCCGATGTCACCTGTTCTAATGAATGTTGTCTAAGAATCATTCTACTGCTACCTACAAAGCCTGAAACGATGAGTGTAATACAAAGCCACCACATCGGATTGAAGTTGAATAGCAGTGAAAAAGCTATTAAAGAGCCTGTCACACCACCGATAGCTGCCGTATGTGTTGATATCTTCCACCACACGTTAATGATAGCACAAAGAATCTGAATAATCAATGCTACCATGAGTATTGATGTCAGCATGTGAGGCAGGTGTAGGATGTTCATGATGTAGAAGCACGTGAAGTAGCAAAGAATAGAAATCACGTAAGGAACCATTCTTCGCTCTCGTTGCCCTAATTGAATCAGTGTCCAGCCGTGGTACTGACGATAAAGGTGGATGAGTAAGGTAGGGATAAGCACTGTAAAAGCGTAAACCAAAAAGACATACGACAGCTTCGCCTGCCACGGGAACATACTAAGATAGCTAAAAGTAAAGATAGCCAATATGCCCACAACGGGTAAATAGAATGGTGTGAGAACCATACTCACAACCCTTGCTGTTAATATAATATTCTTTTCGTTCATACTTTAACACCTAACATTCACCACCCATCATCCCTCAACATCACTCCTTCCTCAGTCTTGCCACAGGCAATCCGAGTTGTTCACGGTACTTGGCAACGGTGCGACGGGCTATTGGGAAGCCCTTTTCTTTCATCACCTTTGCAAGCGCATCATCACTGAGTGGCTTACGCTTGTCCTCTTTGTCGATTACTTCTTTGAGTGCCAACTTGATTTTACGAGTAGACATTTCCTCGCCATCTTCCGTTGTGTAGCTATCAGTAAAGAAGAAACGCAATGGGAATGTACCCCAACGTGTCTGTGCATACTTGATGTTGCTCACTCGTGATATGGTAGAGATATCTAAGCCTGTACGGTCGGCAATGTCTTTAAGAATCATTGGTTTGAGGTCTGCCTCATCTCCATCTTGGAAGAACTTCCGCTGAATATCAATGATAGCCTTCATCGTCATCTGTAATGTATGACGTCTTTGCTTTACCGCTTCAATAAATCCTTGCGCCTTTTCCACCTTTTCTTTGGCATAAAGCAACGCCTCTTTCTCCTGTCGGTTCATATTAGCTTTGTTGTTGCGGTAGGTCTCCATCATATCGTTGAAGGCCTGCGAAACGTGCAACTCTGGTAGATTGCCGTGGTTTAAGCTGAAAGTAACCGTACCATCATCCTCTGTGTCGATGATAAAGTCAGGTGTTATCTGTTGCAGGTTACGTCCTTGCGTCTCACCCATAGACGACCCCGGCTTTGGATTCAACTTACGAATCTCACGCTGAAGTGCCTCTACTTGAAGGTCAGACAGCGACAGTGCGCTTTGAATCTTATCCCAATGCTTCTTTTTGAAAGCGTCGAAATGATGTGAAAGGATGTTGTAGATGTATTTATACAGATGACTATCTTTCTCCCATTCACCATTCTCAACCTTACGATCTATCTGTAACAAGAGACATTCTTGCAAGTTTCTTGCACCGATACCAGCTGGGTCAAAGTCCTGCAGAATCTTCAGTACCTCTTCTAATTCCTTAGTAGACGCGTCTATCCCATAGTAGATAGCCAACTCATCGCTGATACTATCGAGGTCTTTTCGTAATAGTCCGTCATCATCAAGACTACCGATAAGATATTCCAAGATACTCTTCTGACGCTCGGTAAGCTCTCTTTCGCCCACCTGCTCATTGAGTTTATCGATGAAAGAAGTTGTGTCTCCATACACAATCTCCTCATATTCAGCATTATTTCGTTGCTGTCTTGAATCGTATGTAGGAAGATCATCATCCGAACGCATACGCTCTAATGCCGAGTCGAGCGCATCTTGTCGCTCTTCTCGTTCCTGAAGTGTGTCGAAATCATCGTCTTCTGAATGCTCTACAGTATCGTTGTTATCAATGCTATCAGTCTCTTCTCCGCCTGCTTCTAAGGCAGGATTATCGTCGAGTTCGGCATTGACACTTTCCTCTAATTCTGTCAGTGGCATCTCCAACAACTTTACTTGCAGCATCTGCTGTTGTGAGAGACGCTGCACCTGTTGTTGTTTCTGGGTCTGAATTTGTACTTGTTCCTGTGCCATTGTTTACCTGAATTGTGCTACAAAAGTACTAAAAAACAAGTATAATCAAGTGAAATATTCCTTTAATTGTGCTGCTAAGGCAGAAAGTTTCTCTGGGTTATCATTTCCATAGCGGTTCCATACCTCCTGACATGGCATTAATAAGGGCGATATCATGAGGTCATCACGGTTCAGATAGGGGTCGCAGAATTGGAACACATCCATCACCTCTACAACCATTTGCGGCTTTATCTTCATCAGCTTAGCAAGGTCTATCACCTCAGGTGTCTCCGCTACCATCGTAATAGGAGTGAGACGGAAATAGAGATCGAGAATCATGATGAGCATAAAAGGCTTCAACTCCGTAACGCCCTCCACTGGTAGGAAGTCATGTTCAAAGGTTTCGCGCACCTTCACACCATCATAGAACTCCCTTGGTTGCCCAAACCCCTTCATCGAACGCAGTTTCTTTACGTCTTTGTTGAGCTTTCTTGTGTTCTCTCCATACGTCTCCCAAATCAGATTAATGATGGGCATATCACGATGTCGCAACTTAAAAAGCTGTTCATAAAGGTTCTTTGGTGGTATGTGTAGTTCCAAACTGAGGTCTACCAATGCACGTGAATACATCGGTTTCATTCCCTCTGGCTTTTTTAGGTAAAGCTGTAGGAGTAGTAGCCAATAGTCATCAGACCATAAAGGATGTGTTGCCATAAGCGTAAAATATCCACTCTTGCTCCTCGTCTTTTAGTGGAGAAGAGGAGAAATACTTGTCTAAAGGGTATCTATATTTGTCTTTCGCAAAGATACTCCTTTTTTATTATAATGGCAAAAGAAAGTGACAGAAAGTTAACGAGTTAATGGGTAAACGAGTTGACAAGTTGTTTGTGGCAAATAAGTTATCCTAAGCCTATTTGTTTATAGGTATAAATACGATTTAAATTGGGCATAAAACAGGTATGTTAAGTTGCCGTTTTATTTCCTAATTTCCCCTTGTGAGCCTACCTATAGTTACTTGTTTTCAAATTATTTTCATGAAGAAAAATATTTTTCTTCACGTAAAAAAATATTTCTTTTCACGTAAATAAATATTTTTCTTCATGAAAATAATTCGCTTTTGATAAGTATCTTGATCCCTAAAAGAGGGTCTATCTAATGATTTTCTATGCTAAAATGGGTGATTAAAAACCATTATTGGGACTTAAATTAACGACATTCATCAAGCCAAATAACGTATGTTATACAGTCCTAACGACCTGTTTCTACTTCTTTTCTCCACCCACTAAGTCATCATTTTTAATGCTTCGTTCAGCATTCTTGACACTTGCTTTTAACTTACCAAAGCTCCACGAAAATCCGATGTTAAAGTATCGAGGGTACATAACGGAGCGTTCATAACCAGTATAATCGCCTCGAACGATACGATAAGTACTTGATCTTTCTTTGCTGAAAGGCGAATTGGCTGATAAAGATACTGTTAGCTTGTCTTTAAAAAAGCGACGTGTCAAGGTGAAATCATAGTAGAACCAATGCCCCTCAATGGCATACGGATCATAAACTCGGTTGCCATATTCACCTCCAATACTGGTTGTCAACGTTAATTCCCAAGGTATTTTCTGCTCCCAATTAAAGTAGATACCACCACCGCATCCGCTGTTCTTGATGTAAGGTGTGGGTAAGGTGATTCGGGCATAACGAATGTTAGCGTTGAGTGTAAACGATGTTCCGGTGAAAGGAGTCCATTCTGTGTAAGATGAAATACCGAACACTTTACTCTTCAGTACGTTCTGATAAGTAGAAACATCTTTACGATTCTGTTCATAAATGATGTTAGTGATACCATTGTTGGTAAATGAATAATAGGGACTTAACTGCAAAGTAAGTTTTGAAGTAACCAACATATACGCAAGTTGTAACGCTTGGTTGCGA
Encoded here:
- a CDS encoding sensor histidine kinase, which gives rise to MKVLEEIKKYCLSRYNLSVLGAQVGIYALLVSIWSLVIMLLEHDVKAAKESMCVNAFVLFLLLIVFMANFYLLVPYLFEAKSKIKHWAFWVINLLFIVLWNHHIFSIYNADLPNAPIRIGFYQFGVMWMILNYAMVVAAIFVRYYIRHSTLRRQLREEKQKMTEAELAWLKNQLNPHFLFNTLNNIASLTQTSPNNAQKAIGQLSELLRYALYETQPKEVSLNGEIAFIKNYINLMSLRSGSNVEIKSQFIIHNSQLLIAPLVFLTPVENAFKHGISANKPSFIHISIIEDNGKIVFLCENSNYPKTDTDKSGKGIGLENMYRRLELIYPDRYHIEQRITPEVYHLKIIIKP
- a CDS encoding phosphatase PAP2 family protein, which encodes MNEKNIILTARVVSMVLTPFYLPVVGILAIFTFSYLSMFPWQAKLSYVFLVYAFTVLIPTLLIHLYRQYHGWTLIQLGQRERRMVPYVISILCYFTCFYIMNILHLPHMLTSILMVALIIQILCAIINVWWKISTHTAAIGGVTGSLIAFSLLFNFNPMWWLCITLIVSGFVGSSRMILRQHSLEQVTSGFFLGIICSFITIIVV
- the rpoN gene encoding RNA polymerase factor sigma-54; translated protein: MAQEQVQIQTQKQQQVQRLSQQQMLQVKLLEMPLTELEESVNAELDDNPALEAGGEETDSIDNNDTVEHSEDDDFDTLQEREERQDALDSALERMRSDDDLPTYDSRQQRNNAEYEEIVYGDTTSFIDKLNEQVGERELTERQKSILEYLIGSLDDDGLLRKDLDSISDELAIYYGIDASTKELEEVLKILQDFDPAGIGARNLQECLLLQIDRKVENGEWEKDSHLYKYIYNILSHHFDAFKKKHWDKIQSALSLSDLQVEALQREIRKLNPKPGSSMGETQGRNLQQITPDFIIDTEDDGTVTFSLNHGNLPELHVSQAFNDMMETYRNNKANMNRQEKEALLYAKEKVEKAQGFIEAVKQRRHTLQMTMKAIIDIQRKFFQDGDEADLKPMILKDIADRTGLDISTISRVSNIKYAQTRWGTFPLRFFFTDSYTTEDGEEMSTRKIKLALKEVIDKEDKRKPLSDDALAKVMKEKGFPIARRTVAKYREQLGLPVARLRKE
- a CDS encoding 4-hydroxy-3-methylbut-2-en-1-yl diphosphate synthase, with protein sequence MIDLFNFERRKTSVTHVGALNIGGENPVRVQSMTTTSTDDTEGSVAQAKRIIDAGGELVRLTTQGKREAENLKNINAQLRADNYMAPLCADVHFNANVADVAALYAEKVRINPGNYVDPARTFKKLEYTDEEYAQELQKIEDRLIPFINICKENHTAVRIGVNHGSLSDRIRNRYGDTPEGIVESCMEFLRIFRKYDFHDIVISIKSSNTVVMVRSVRLLVAEMDKEGMQYPLHLGVTEAGEGEDGRIKSAVGIGALLADGLGDTIRVSLSEEPECEIPVAKHLTWYIRRHEKHLLIPAEQYEGFDYLHPNRRETVAAGNIGGENVPVVIATRKADQATAEVSSPELPKPDYIYVQGELPEKLGKKQKYILDYDAYMDLANSGKQSLENVYPIFPVTGMPFISAINTDVKFLVLKYGTPSEEFLACLKAHPEVVVVCMTSHQNRLGDQRALAHQLMIAGVKNPIIFAQMYQHSATDEKEESNNSQQAETTTAKEKFQLEAAADMGALMMDGLTDGIWLMNHGNLSQEDVEQTAFGILQAGRLRMVKTEYISCPGCGRTLYDLRTTIARIKEATKGMKGLKVGIMGCIVNGPGEMADADYGYVGAGPKKVSLYRKQVCVEHNIPEEEAVERLLALIKADQNKA
- the purE gene encoding 5-(carboxyamino)imidazole ribonucleotide mutase; this translates as MKPLVSIIMGSTSDLPVMEKACKWLEEQEIPFEVNALSAHRTPDAVETFAKEAKGRGVKVIIAAAGMAAALPGVIAASTSLPVIGVPIKGMLDGLDALLSIVQMPPGIPVATVGVNGAQNAAILAAEMIALGDESIAKKIDNWKASLGQKIEKANKELAELKDYKFKC